A region of Rattus rattus isolate New Zealand chromosome 7, Rrattus_CSIRO_v1, whole genome shotgun sequence DNA encodes the following proteins:
- the Cebpzos gene encoding protein CEBPZOS isoform X2 has product MMARTMEPLAKKIFKGVLAAELVGVFGAYFLFKKMNSSQDFRQTMSKTFPFILEVYYKSIEQSGIYGVREKDQQKWLGSKN; this is encoded by the exons AT GATGGCTCGGACCATGGAACCCCTGGCAAAGAAGATCTTTAAAGGAGTTTTAGCTGCTGAGCTCGTGGGCGTTTTTGGAgcttattttttgtttaaaaagatgaACTCGAGCCAAG attTCAGGCAAACAATGAGCAAGACATTTCCCTTCATTTTGGAAG TTTATTACAAATCCATTGAACAGTCTGGAATATATGGGGTTAGAGAAAAAGATCAGCAAAAATGGCTGGGTAGCAAAAATTAA
- the Cebpzos gene encoding protein CEBPZOS isoform X1 has protein sequence MARTMEPLAKKIFKGVLAAELVGVFGAYFLFKKMNSSQDFRQTMSKTFPFILEVYYKSIEQSGIYGVREKDQQKWLGSKN, from the exons ATGGCTCGGACCATGGAACCCCTGGCAAAGAAGATCTTTAAAGGAGTTTTAGCTGCTGAGCTCGTGGGCGTTTTTGGAgcttattttttgtttaaaaagatgaACTCGAGCCAAG attTCAGGCAAACAATGAGCAAGACATTTCCCTTCATTTTGGAAG TTTATTACAAATCCATTGAACAGTCTGGAATATATGGGGTTAGAGAAAAAGATCAGCAAAAATGGCTGGGTAGCAAAAATTAA